One Mixta gaviniae genomic window carries:
- a CDS encoding response regulator transcription factor, protein MKILLVDDDLELGTMLSEYLIGEGFDASLVLTGQAGIDGALSGAFQAVILDIMLPDMSGTDVLRQVRQSSRIPIIMLTAKGDNIDRVIGLEMGADDYVPKPCYPRELVARLRAVLRRFDEQPAPQEKKEVVRWRDLTLNPATRISEWKAKPFDLTASEFNLLDLLLRSPDRVVTKDELSEKGLGRPREAYDRSVDVHISNIRQKLAGLAGDAINIETVRSIGYRIR, encoded by the coding sequence ATGAAGATTCTGTTAGTTGACGATGACCTTGAGCTGGGCACCATGCTCAGCGAATATTTGATTGGCGAAGGCTTTGACGCCTCGCTGGTGCTGACCGGCCAGGCGGGCATCGACGGCGCGCTCTCCGGCGCCTTTCAGGCGGTGATCCTTGATATTATGCTGCCCGATATGAGCGGGACGGACGTGCTGCGTCAGGTGCGGCAAAGCAGCCGCATTCCGATCATTATGCTGACAGCGAAAGGGGATAATATCGATCGGGTGATCGGCCTTGAGATGGGCGCTGACGATTACGTGCCGAAGCCGTGCTATCCGCGCGAGCTGGTGGCGCGGCTGCGCGCGGTGCTGCGCCGCTTCGACGAGCAGCCGGCGCCGCAGGAGAAAAAAGAGGTGGTGCGCTGGCGCGATCTGACGTTGAACCCGGCGACGCGCATCAGCGAATGGAAAGCGAAGCCGTTCGATCTCACCGCCTCGGAGTTCAATCTGCTCGACCTGCTGCTGCGGTCGCCTGACCGCGTGGTCACCAAGGATGAGCTGTCGGAAAAGGGGCTGGGGCGTCCGCGCGAGGCCTACGATCGCAGCGTTGACGTGCATATCAGTAATATCCGCCAGAAGCTTGCCGGGCTGGCCGGGGACGCGATTAATATCGAAACCGTGCGCAGCATTGGCTATCGCATTCGATGA
- a CDS encoding efflux RND transporter periplasmic adaptor subunit has protein sequence MALRRTLFSRKGLLLLALLIVAAVVIWALLRPKQGPAAFLTATVEQRPLQQAVLADGTLSASKLVSVGAQASGQIKRLRVDLGDQVKQGELVAEIDSMTQQNALQNAQAALKNIEAQRAAKEAQLSNYRAAFTRQKAMLAKNLTPKADYDDALATLSATEAEIRALDAQIVQAQIEVNTAQVNLGYTRIVSPIDGTVVSVPVEEGQTVNAVQSAPTLIKVANLDTMTVKAQISEADVINVQPGMKVWFTILGEPNRRYEATLRAIEPAPDSINEESTSSLTSSSGSSSDKKAIYYYGLFDVPNPQHRLRISMSAEVHIVLGERPNALVIPATAIDNVNGKTTVQVVDGQQRVTRREVKVGLNDNVEAEITAGLKAGEKVVLSQRGAADASSDGSGHGPGPR, from the coding sequence ATGGCATTACGCCGCACGTTATTCAGCCGTAAAGGACTTTTGCTGCTGGCTTTATTGATTGTAGCTGCTGTTGTCATCTGGGCGCTGCTGCGTCCGAAGCAGGGCCCGGCAGCGTTTCTCACTGCGACGGTAGAGCAGCGCCCGCTGCAGCAGGCGGTGCTGGCGGACGGCACGCTTTCAGCCAGCAAGCTGGTCAGCGTCGGCGCCCAGGCGTCGGGCCAGATCAAGCGGCTGCGGGTGGACCTGGGCGACCAGGTTAAACAGGGAGAGCTGGTGGCGGAAATCGACAGCATGACCCAGCAGAATGCCCTGCAAAACGCGCAGGCGGCACTGAAGAATATCGAAGCGCAGCGCGCGGCCAAAGAGGCGCAGCTGAGCAATTACCGCGCGGCTTTCACGCGCCAGAAAGCGATGCTGGCGAAAAACCTGACGCCAAAAGCGGACTATGACGACGCGCTGGCAACGCTAAGCGCCACCGAAGCGGAAATTCGCGCGCTGGATGCGCAGATCGTCCAGGCGCAAATTGAGGTCAACACGGCGCAGGTTAACCTCGGCTATACCCGCATCGTCTCGCCTATCGACGGTACCGTGGTCTCCGTGCCGGTTGAGGAGGGCCAGACGGTCAACGCCGTGCAGAGCGCGCCGACGCTGATTAAGGTGGCGAATCTCGATACCATGACGGTAAAAGCGCAGATTTCCGAAGCGGATGTGATTAACGTCCAGCCGGGGATGAAAGTCTGGTTCACCATTCTCGGCGAGCCAAACCGCCGCTACGAAGCGACGCTGCGCGCCATCGAGCCGGCGCCCGACTCCATCAACGAAGAAAGTACCAGCAGCCTGACCAGCTCTTCAGGCAGCTCCAGCGATAAAAAGGCGATCTACTACTACGGTCTGTTCGACGTGCCTAACCCACAGCACCGCCTGCGTATCTCGATGTCGGCGGAGGTGCATATCGTGCTGGGCGAACGTCCGAACGCGCTGGTGATCCCGGCGACCGCCATTGACAATGTCAACGGCAAAACCACGGTACAGGTGGTGGACGGCCAGCAGCGCGTCACGCGGCGCGAGGTGAAAGTCGGTTTGAACGATAACGTAGAAGCAGAGATCACGGCCGGCCTGAAGGCGGGCGAAAAAGTGGTGCTGAGCCAGCGCGGCGCGGCGGATGCCTCCTCTGACGGCTCAGGCCACGGCCCGGGGCCACGCTGA
- a CDS encoding MacB family efflux pump subunit — protein sequence MALLELHHICRSFQNGEQQVQVLRDINLAIDSGEFVAIVGQSGSGKSTLMNILGCLDKSSAGDYHVAGRVVSALDDDALAALRREHFGFIFQRYHLLSELTALGNAEMPAIYAGQAPQARRERAAALLTRLGLGERLHYRPGQLSGGQQQRVSIARALMNGGEVILADEPTGALDSHSGEEVMRILHDLHQQGHTIVIVTHDMQIAQHAQRIIEIRDGEILSDSRRADAAPAAPRALIDRDRGNSWRAMRDRLTEAFRMALVSMLSQRLRTFLTMLGIIIGIASVVAVVALGKGSQQKILNEISAMGTSTLDIFPGNDFGDMHSSAIQTLRASDADALAHQPYVHSVTPSLSSSTTLKYRNQALSVMVNGVGEQFFAVRGYRLSQGMAFDRQGVDRLTQEAVIDENTLKRLFPNGENPLGQVVILGNMPVRIIGVATRQSSFGSDSNLNLWVPYTTVMKRMIGQTWLSGITVRVRDDIDLSLAEQGVTRLLTQRHNGKDFFILNTDSIRQTIETTTNTMTLLVAMIALISLLVGGIGVMNIMLVSVTERTREIGVRMAVGARASDIMQQFLIEAVLVCLTGGIIGVLLSLVPGIILAQTTSSFGMIYSPFSIVAAFVCSSLIGVVFGFFPARRAARLDPIHALERE from the coding sequence ATGGCGCTGCTGGAACTTCATCATATCTGCCGCTCTTTTCAGAACGGCGAACAGCAGGTGCAGGTGCTGCGCGATATCAACCTCGCCATCGATTCGGGCGAGTTTGTCGCCATCGTCGGCCAGTCCGGCTCCGGCAAATCGACGCTAATGAACATTCTCGGCTGTCTGGATAAGTCGAGCGCCGGCGACTACCACGTTGCCGGCCGGGTGGTTTCCGCCCTGGATGACGATGCGCTGGCGGCGCTGCGGCGCGAGCATTTCGGTTTTATCTTTCAGCGTTACCATCTGCTGAGCGAGCTGACGGCGCTGGGCAACGCAGAAATGCCCGCCATCTACGCCGGCCAGGCGCCACAGGCGCGCCGTGAGCGCGCCGCCGCCCTGCTCACCCGGCTCGGGCTGGGCGAGCGTCTGCACTACCGCCCCGGCCAGCTCTCCGGCGGCCAGCAGCAGCGCGTCAGCATTGCGCGCGCGCTGATGAACGGCGGCGAAGTGATCCTTGCCGATGAGCCTACCGGCGCGCTCGACAGCCACAGCGGCGAAGAGGTGATGCGCATCCTGCACGATCTGCATCAGCAGGGGCATACCATCGTTATCGTCACCCACGATATGCAGATTGCGCAGCATGCGCAGCGCATCATCGAGATCCGCGACGGGGAAATCCTCAGCGACAGCCGCCGCGCGGACGCCGCGCCCGCCGCGCCGCGCGCGCTGATCGACCGCGACCGCGGCAACAGTTGGCGCGCGATGCGCGACCGCCTGACCGAGGCGTTTCGCATGGCGCTGGTTTCCATGCTGTCGCAGCGGCTACGCACGTTTCTTACCATGCTTGGCATTATTATCGGCATCGCGTCGGTGGTGGCAGTCGTGGCTTTGGGGAAAGGTTCGCAGCAAAAGATCCTGAATGAGATCAGCGCAATGGGCACCAGCACGCTGGATATCTTTCCCGGCAACGATTTCGGCGATATGCACTCCTCGGCAATCCAGACGCTGCGCGCCAGCGACGCCGATGCGCTGGCGCATCAGCCCTATGTCCACAGCGTTACGCCGTCGCTCTCCTCCAGCACCACGCTGAAGTACCGCAACCAGGCACTGTCGGTGATGGTTAATGGCGTCGGCGAGCAGTTCTTCGCCGTGCGCGGCTACCGGCTGTCGCAGGGCATGGCGTTCGATCGTCAGGGTGTTGATCGGCTAACGCAGGAGGCAGTGATTGATGAAAATACCCTGAAGCGCCTCTTCCCCAACGGTGAAAACCCGCTGGGCCAGGTGGTGATACTGGGCAATATGCCGGTGCGTATCATCGGCGTCGCCACGCGTCAGAGCAGCTTCGGCAGCGACAGCAACCTCAATCTGTGGGTGCCCTACACCACCGTGATGAAACGCATGATCGGGCAAACCTGGCTGAGCGGCATTACCGTCAGGGTACGCGACGATATCGATCTGTCGCTGGCGGAACAGGGGGTGACGCGTCTGCTGACGCAGCGCCATAACGGCAAGGATTTCTTTATTCTTAACACCGACAGTATTCGTCAGACCATCGAAACCACCACCAACACCATGACGCTGCTGGTGGCGATGATCGCACTGATTTCGCTGCTGGTTGGCGGCATCGGCGTCATGAATATCATGCTGGTATCGGTAACGGAGCGCACGCGCGAGATCGGCGTGCGGATGGCGGTTGGCGCGCGCGCCAGCGATATTATGCAGCAGTTTCTGATTGAGGCGGTGCTGGTCTGCCTCACCGGCGGCATTATCGGCGTACTGCTGTCGCTGGTGCCGGGCATTATTCTGGCGCAAACCACCAGCAGCTTCGGCATGATCTATTCGCCCTTCTCTATCGTCGCGGCCTTTGTCTGCTCCAGCCTGATCGGCGTAGTCTTCGGCTTTTTCCCGGCGCGCCGCGCGGCCAGGCTCGATCCTATTCATGCGCTGGAGCGCGAATAG
- the cysM gene encoding cysteine synthase CysM has product MTTLENTIGNTPLITLQRLTPANGSEIWLKLEGNNPAGSVKDRAALSMIQRAEQRGEISPGDQLIEATSGNTGIALAMIAAMKGYRLRLLMPDNMSQERQAAMRAYGAELVLVSREQGMEGARDLAQAMAARGEGKVLDQFNNPDNPLGHYATTGPEIWRQSNGRVTHFVSSMGTTGTITGVGRYLKEQNPQIQIIGLQPQEGSSIPGIRRWPAAYMPGIYQPELIDRIVDMAQQEAEETMRLLARREGIFCGVSSGGAVAGAIRIATENPGSVVVAIICDRGDRYLSTGVY; this is encoded by the coding sequence GTGACCACTCTGGAAAACACCATCGGCAATACGCCGTTGATTACATTGCAGCGCCTGACGCCCGCCAACGGCAGCGAAATCTGGCTCAAGCTGGAGGGCAATAACCCCGCCGGCTCGGTGAAAGATCGCGCCGCGCTGTCGATGATTCAGCGTGCCGAACAGCGTGGCGAAATCAGCCCTGGCGACCAGCTGATTGAGGCGACCAGCGGCAATACCGGCATCGCGCTGGCGATGATCGCTGCGATGAAAGGCTACCGGCTGCGTCTGCTGATGCCCGACAACATGAGCCAGGAGCGGCAGGCGGCGATGCGCGCCTACGGCGCCGAGCTGGTGTTGGTCAGCCGTGAGCAGGGGATGGAAGGGGCGCGCGATCTGGCGCAGGCGATGGCGGCGCGCGGCGAAGGCAAGGTACTGGATCAGTTCAACAACCCGGATAATCCGCTGGGCCATTACGCGACCACCGGCCCGGAGATCTGGCGTCAAAGCAACGGCCGCGTAACCCATTTCGTCTCCAGCATGGGCACCACCGGCACCATTACCGGCGTCGGCCGCTATCTGAAAGAGCAGAATCCGCAGATACAGATTATTGGCCTGCAGCCGCAGGAGGGCAGCAGTATTCCCGGCATCCGCCGCTGGCCCGCCGCCTATATGCCGGGCATCTACCAGCCTGAGCTTATCGATCGCATTGTGGATATGGCGCAGCAGGAGGCGGAAGAGACCATGCGCCTGCTGGCGCGACGGGAAGGCATTTTCTGCGGCGTCAGCTCTGGCGGTGCGGTAGCGGGCGCGATACGTATCGCCACGGAAAATCCGGGCAGTGTGGTGGTTGCCATTATTTGCGACCGCGGCGACCGCTACCTTTCTACCGGCGTCTATTAA